The Caenorhabditis elegans chromosome II genome has a segment encoding these proteins:
- the K05F1.8 gene encoding Col_cuticle_N domain-containing protein (Confirmed by transcript evidence), which translates to MGKQKNGKHSTSEMEEASEDDGRGSHQRPNCCDTTIMSMMCFFMIIALAAGIPIILASKGIGIDLLEKFETIQEDQST; encoded by the exons ATGGGAAAGCAAAAGAATGGAAAGCATTCAACAAGTGAAATGGAG GAAGCAAGCGAAGATGATGGTAGAGGCTCTCATCAAAGACCTAATTGCTGTGATACAACCATTATGTCAATGATGTGTTTCTTCATGATCATTGCGTTAGCTGCTGGAATACCAATAATTCTTGCATCAAAAGGAATCGGGATTgatcttctggaaaaatttgaaacaattcaagAGGATCAGAGTACTTaa
- the K05F1.9 gene encoding Major sperm protein (Confirmed by transcript evidence) has product MAEKKKEEKESKETEVFILKLENTTVTFTNPKLGDEVTIASLNLTNPTKDRYAFKIKCTSNQLFKIKSPVGYINPEESLTIPVYHYPATVIPENNKHYFVVYYIKAANTVKEKIPVRDLWKAAASSEGTRRVFIDFKKPELPPTEAEDGKMGDDKKKGKKDDKKEEKDGKKDEKKDGSDEEGKKDEGKGEKKEEKKDDKKDDKKDDKKEEKKEDGAKK; this is encoded by the exons ATGgcagagaagaaaaaagaagagaaggaAAGCAAGGAGACCGAAGTTTTCATCCTCAAGCTCGAAAACACAACG GTAACATTCACAAACCCCAAGCTTGGCGATGAAGTGACCATTGCATCACTAAACCTGACAAATCCGACCAAGGATCGGTATGCATTCAAGATCAAGTGCACTTCAAACCAGCTTTTCAAGATCAAGTCACCAGTTGGTTATATCAATCCAGAGGAGAGCTTAACAATTCCG GTCTACCACTACCCAGCAACTGTCATTCCGGAGAATAATAAGCACTACTTCGTGGTCTACTACATCAAGGCTGCGAACACAGTAAAGGAA aagattccAGTTCGTGATTTGTGGAAAGCGGCAGCATCATCAGAAGGAACCCGACGTGTCTTCATAGACTTCAAAAAACCAGAGCTGCCACCGACTGAAGCTGAAGATGGAAAGATGGGTGACgataagaaaaaaggaaagaaagacgacaagaaagaagaaaaggaTGGAAAGAAAGACGAGAAAAAGGATGGATCTGATGAAGAAGGCAAAAAAGACGAGGGGAAAggagaaaagaaagaagaaaagaaagacgATAAAAAAGATGATAAGAAGGATGACAAGAAGgaggaaaagaaggaagaCGGCGCGAAGAAATGA
- the K05F1.1 gene encoding uncharacterized protein (Confirmed by transcript evidence), producing the protein MIFFNYILLIYLFLSSVGTNYVARKKLILTPACDHGGWLKQLYLKESETCLEPNFFRVKKNEHFRLKSDDSSLKVTCKLLSDCQPDEFCSTLGVCDKKNNECLYISSVNVTCKSDCESSTCILLNNITKEIHCCPADQKNFFYNRCSKTIKCGENEKCTTDMDGFMYCKKKKNQKIPKPNAKYEHFLKGPLANFDTELFGSCESGNMNKVPADTEFCPGNPIPLGHEQKCFGAVQQDELSGSAHPSGVCFKGYYCPVVNVTAHSLPKKPYITRVQCDAKCKIPINWAHAFCDSKLGKIVFIGTEFIFSTKPQHDDHRKMPKPRKCSINLHCTNGDVCVIGWIRDEKNKLTPSAECLPNPLRPSTIIHANYLKDLMYLWLLFGFMAFLTVFGLLRRKKTFDENINK; encoded by the exons ATGATATTCTTTAACTATATTCTGCTAATCTATTTATTTCTGTCATCAGTTGGCACAAACTACGTGGCAAGAAAGAAACTGATAT TGACTCCTGCCTGTGACCATGGTGGTTGGCTGAAACAGTTGTATTTGAAAGAATCTGAAACTTGCTTAGAACCAAACTTCTTCAGAGTAAAGAAAAATG aacacttTCGGTTAAAATCTGACGATTCTTCTTTAAAAGTTACATGCAAATTATTATCAGATTGCCAACCTGATGAGTTTTGCTCAACGTTGGGAGTTTGTGATAAAA aaaataatgaGTGTCTCTACATATCTTCGGTAAATGTGACATGCAAATCTGATTGTGAAAg ttcGACATGTATTCTTCTCAACAACATCACTAAAGAGATTCACTGTTGTCCAGCTGATCAAA aaaactttttctatAATAGATGTTCCAAAACCATCAAATGTGGTGAAAATGAGAAGTGCACAACCGACATGGATGGATTCAtgtattgcaaaaaaa agaaaaaccaaaaaattcccaaaccAAATGCAAAGTATGAACATTTTCTAAAGGGACCATTAGCCAATTTTGACACCGAATTGTTTGGAAGCTGTGAATCAG GTAACATGAACAAAGTTCCGGCTGACACCGAGTTTTGTCCTGGGAATCCGATACCACTGGGTCacgaacaaaaatgttttggagcaGTTCAGCAAGATGAACTATCTGGAAGCGCTCATCCATCCGGTGTATGCTTTAAAGGGTATTACTGTCCTGTTG TAAATGTGACTGCTCATTCTCTTCCCAAAAAACCTTACATAACTCGTGTCCAATGTGatgcaaaatgcaaaattcCGATCAATTGGGCTCACGCGTTTTGCgattcaaaacttggaaaaattgtttttattggcACAGAATTCATATTCTCGACAAAACCTCAACATGATGATCacagaaaaatgccaaaaccaAGAAAATGTTCGATTAATTT ACATTGTACAAATGGAGATGTATGTGTGATAGGATGGATCAGGGATGAGAAAAATAAGTTGACGCCGTCAGCTGAATGCTTGCCAAATCCACTG AGACCATCAACCATCATCCATGCgaattatttgaaagattTGATGTACCTCTGGCtactttttggttttatggcatttttaactgtttttggACTTTTGAGACGGAAGAAGACATTTGATGAgaatataaataaatga
- the K05F1.10 gene encoding TIL domain-containing protein (Confirmed by transcript evidence), with amino-acid sequence MRLLLLCALIAVASASLFHHHHNKRRILPRHRVRSPATRTRIHVRSERKAEECQKHEHHLICGPERHCDRTCENLFSPPHCLNHLHHAKCYFPRCVCNDGYVRSEKGICIRPSHCPNTYYEPASMLMDETEDNDMMIQFKPVKFSRVGNHRVMRISRKSRVHRPSELAIRI; translated from the exons ATGCGGCTACTGTTGTTGTGTGCGTTGATTGCAGTTGCATCGGCTTCACTATTTCATCACCATCACAACAAACGGCGAATTTTACCAAGACAT CGCGTCCGATCGCCAGCAACTCGCACTCGAATCCATGTGAGATCAGAACGAAAGGCTGAAGAATGTCAAAAACACGAGCATCACTTGATCTGTGGACCCGAGAGACATTGTGATCGCACATGCGAGAACTTGTTCAG CCCACCTCACTGCCTGAATCATCTTCATCATGCCAAGTGCTACTTCCCGAGATGTGTATGCAACGATGGTTATGTAAGAagcgaaaaggggatctgcattCGGCCATCTCACTGCCCCAACACTTATTACGAGCCAGCATCGATGCTCATGGATGAGACTGAA gaCAACGACATGATGATTCAATTCAAACCAGTAAAATTCTCGAGAGTTGGAAATCATCGAGTGATGAGAATCTCCCGAAAATCTCGAGTTCATCGACCCTCTGAACTTGCAATCCGAATCTag
- the msp-64 gene encoding Major sperm protein 19/31/40/45/50/51/53/59/61/65/81/113/142 (Confirmed by transcript evidence), protein MAQSVPPGDIQTQPGTKIVFNAPYDDKHTYHIKVINSSARRIGYGIKTTNMKRLGVDPPCGVLDPKEAVLLAVSCDAFAFGQEDTNNDRITVEWTNTPDGAAKQFRREWFQGDGMVRRKNLPIEYNP, encoded by the coding sequence ATGGCCCAATCCGTCCCACCGGGAGACATCCAGACCCAGCCGGGTACAAAGATCGTCTTCAATGCTCCGTACGACGACAAGCACACGTATCACATTAAAGTGATCAACTCTTCTGCTCGCCGTATTGGATACGGTATCAAGACCACCAACATGAAGAGACTTGGAGTTGATCCACCATGTGGAGTTCTCGACCCAAAGGAAGCTGTGCTCTTGGCTGTTTCGTGTGATGCATTCGCATTTGGACAAGAGGACACCAACAACGACCGTATCACCGTCGAATGGACCAACACCCCGGATGGAGCTGCCAAGCAGTTCCGCCGAGAGTGGTTCCAAGGAGACGGTATGGTCCGTCGTAAGAACCTGCCAATCGAGTATAACCCATAG
- the ZK1248.5 gene encoding DUF1248 domain-containing protein (Confirmed by transcript evidence), whose translation MLTIARRFSGSSICRKQITVGSNNIQVIKNIQDREYEAIWKTIGSTRSDLKKDDIKKFKEAWGNDYHQTLTFLKDSDRLIASNSHVVFRPLKDSKGLENLVFRGNLWISPDVRGSEIMDITDKQSYDVGFSVGNNSMAYATKKTMDQYKNLTGSMDHLHKYYVSNYDFGDLCIPKDLDTSGIVVKNARDVPDTDILKYDAKVFKYERSKYVLGQIREDFGRVAYNEKGDVIGIGAISVYPSGECAITPMYADDIRIARTILKNILEEMTLDAEKYWRLQIRSHDQHTGSYGWIRPFLSTMTHRSEVCTLMCDHKEKGMDFSKVYSTFHADNCPI comes from the exons ATGCTTACAATTGCTCGTCGTTTTTCTGGTTCTTCCATCTGCCGAAAACAGATTACTGTCGGATCGAACAATATTCAAgtcatcaaaaatattcaagatCGGGAATACGAGGCAATTTGGAAAACG ATTGGCTCAACTCGTTCCGATTTGAAAAAGgatgatatcaaaaaattcaaagaagcTTGGGGCAATGATTATCATCAAACgctcacatttttgaaagattctGATCGATTGATTGCATCCAATTCACATGTTGTATTCCGCCCTTTGAAGGATAGCAAAGGACTTGAAAACCTCGTTTTTAGAGGAAACTTGTGGATTTCTCCGGATGTTCGTGGATCTGAGATTATGGATATCACTGACAAACAATCGTATGATGTTGGTTTCTCAGTTGGAAATAATTCAATGGCTTACGCAACAAAGAAAACAATGGATCAGTACAAGAATCTGACAGGCTCAATGGATCATCTGCACAAGTACTACGTCTCGAACTATGACTTTGGTGATCTGTGCATTCCGAAGGATTTGGATACATCTGGAATAGTTGTTAAG aatGCTCGCGATGTACCTGATACTGATATCTTGAAGTATGATgccaaagttttcaaatatgaaaGATCAAAATACGTTCTTGGACAAATTCGAGAAGACTTCGGACGAGTTGCATACAACGAGAAAGGCGACGTCATCGGAATTGGAGCAATTTCTGTGTATCCATCTGGTGAATGTGCAATTACTCCGATGTATGCTGATGACATCCGCATTGCTCgaacaattctgaaaaatattctcgAGGAGATGACGCTGGACGCTGAAAAGTACTGGAGACTCCAAATTCGGTCTCATGATCAACATACCGGAAGCTATGG ATGGATTCGTCCATTCTTGTCTACAATGACCCATCGTTCAGAAGTTTGCACTTTGATGTGCGACCACAAGGAAAAAGGAATGGACTTCTCCAAAGTTTATAGTACTTTCCATGCTGATAACTGCcccatttga
- the wago-5 gene encoding Piwi-like protein (Partially confirmed by transcript evidence), giving the protein MNTGVVLLDQNDQKLYQTTANDACINRLKELNVESGAKIYTTPTEPGTLGKQVDVGTNIFGVEVTKETTVHRFVVHAKADLTSTKEVTFTKKGKEDFVVLDRREKCCNLFFNAVEKNPDFFKMKDGNHIVYDGQSTLYTTINLFSELDCNQTKSKVFQINGADTGNDELKTLPCISLEIHAPRDNSITISAKILGERTADQNIEVNNREYTQFLELALNQHCTRETKRFGCFEHGKVYFLNATEEGFDQRDCVDVGDGKALYPGLKKTIQFIEGPFGRGQNNPSLVIDGMKAAFHKEQTVIQKLFEITGQDPSNGLSSMAREKATPVIKGLDCYSMYTSRKRHLRIVGIFHESATGTRFELPDGKTCSIAEYFRDKYSINLQYPKANLVVCKDRGNNNYFPAELMTISKNQRATIPQQTQSQKTTKECAVLPDVRQRIIIKGKTAVNITAENELLNALGIKVYSEPLKVSLKELGYQRSTVKSELGKWRPPPGSFVKPAAFQDLWALYAVGNQNSRFSVSDLSQFTGMFIDACKKRGMIIKPPSETSLCHMDNIISLLENAAASKCKFAFVITDDSITHLHKKYKALEQKSMMVIQDMKISKANSVVKDGKRLTLENVINKTNMKLGGLNYTVSDAKKSMTDEQLIIGVGVSAPPAGTKYMMDNKGHLNPQIIGFASNAVANHEFVGDFVLAPSGQDTMASIEDVLKSSIDLFEMNRNTLPKRIIIYRSGASDGSHASILAYEIPLARATIQGYSKDINLIYIIVTKEHSYRFFRDQLRSGGKATEMNIPPGIVLDSAVTNPACKQFFLNGHTTLQGTAKTPLYTILADDCNAPMDRLEELTYTLCHHHQIVALSTSIPTPLYVANEYAKRGRDLWAHGPNEANEYHEEHLKELSKQLGYKNTVFNKTRINA; this is encoded by the exons ATGAATACTGGCGTTGTCCTGTTGGATCAAAATGATCAAAAGCTCTACCAAACGACTGCCAATGATGCATGCATCAATCGTCTGAAAGAATTGAAC GTGGAAAGTGGAGCTAAGATCTACACTACGCCAACCGAACCGGGAACATTGGGTAAACAAGTGGATGTTGGAACAAACATCTTCGGAGTGGAAGTTACCAAGGAAACAACAGTTCACAGATTCGTGGTTCATGCCAAGGCCGATTTGACTTCCACGAAGGAAGTGACCTTcactaaaaaaggaaaagaggaCTTCGTAGTGTTGGATCGTCGTGAGAAATGCTGCAACCTGTTTTTCAATGCAGTGGAGAAGAACCcagatttcttcaaaatgaaaGACGGGAATCATATCGTATATGACGGCCAATCCACTCTCTACACTACGATCAATTTGTTCTCGGAACTGGATTGCAACCAGACAAAGTCTAAAGTCTTTCAAATCAATGGAGCGGACACGGGAAACGACGAACTCAAGACGTTGCCGTGCATCTCTCTTGAGATTCATGCACCACGAGACAATTCCATCACCATCTCTGCTAAAATCCTGGGCGAGCGTACTGCTGATCAAAACATTGAAGTGAACAATCGTGAATACACTCAATTCCTGGAACTTGCTTTGAATCAACATTGCACGAGGGAAAC aaagcgTTTCGGATGTTTCGAGCATGGAAAAGTATATTTCCTCAACGCCACCGAGGAAGGATTTGATCAGCGAGATTGTGTCGACGTTGGCGACGGAAAAGCGCTGTATCCTGGCCTCAAGAAGACGATCCAATTCATTGAAGGTCCGTTCGGTCGTGGACAGAACAATCCATCTCTTGTGATTGATGGCATGAAAGCTGCTTTCCATAAAGAGCAAACTGTGATCCAGAAGCTCTTTGAGATTACGGGACAAGATCCATCAAACGGGCTCAGTAGTATGGCTCGTGAGAAGGCTACTCCAGTGATTAAAGGACTCGATTGCTATTCAATGTACACGAGCAGAAAGCGTCATCTGAGAATCGTAGGAATCTTCCACGAAAGTGCCACAGGGACGAGATTCGAGTTGCCCGATGGGAAGACGTGTTCAATCGCCGAGTACTTCAGGGACAAATACAGCATAAATCTTCAATACCCGAAAGCCAATTTGGTGGTTTGCAAAGATCGAGGAAACAACAATTACTTCCCGGCTGAATTGATGACCATCTCGAAAAATCAGCGTGCAACTATTCCTCAGCAAACTCAGTCTCAGAAGACGACGAAGGAATGTGCGGTTCTCCCTGATGTTCGCCAGAGAATCATCATCAAGGGCAAAACTGCTGTCAACATCACAGCGGAGAATGAGCTCCTCAACGCTCTTGGAATCAAAGTTTATTCAGAGCCTTTGAAGGTTAGTTT gaaagaaCTGGGATACCAGAGATCAACGGTCAAGTCTGAGTTGGGAAAATGGCGTCCACCACCAGGGTCATTTGTGAAACCCGCTGCTTTTCAAGATTTATGGGCTTTGTATGCTGTTGGAAATCAAAATTCCAGATTCTCCGTTAGTGACCTGAG ccaattCACCGGAATGTTCATTGATGCTTGCAAGAAGAGAGGAATGATAATCAAGCCTCCAAGTGAAACATCCCTTTGTCACATGGATAACATAATTTCCCTACTGGAAAATGCGGCTGCGAGCAAATGCAAATTTGCCTTCGTGATCACCGATGACTCTATCACTCATCTCCACA agaaatacAAGGCCCTCGAACAAAAGTCGATGATGGTTATACAggatatgaaaatttccaaagccAACTCTGTTGTCAAGGATGGAAAGAGATTGACTCTGGAAAACGTCATCAACAAAACTAACATGAAGTTGGGTGGTCTCAACTACACGGTCTCGGATGCAAAGAAGAGCATGACCGACGAACAATTGATCATCGGAGTTGGCGTTTCCGCACCACCGGCTGGAACGAAGTACATGATGGATAACAAAGGACATCTTAATCCACAAATTATTGGCTTCGCTTCAAATGCTGTTGCAAACCACGAGTTTGTTGGAGATTTCGTTTTGGCCCCTTCAGGACAGGAT ACAATGGCATCAATTGAagacgttttgaaaagttccaTCGATCTGTTTGAGATGAATCGCAATACTTTGCCAAAGCGGATCATCATTTATAGAAGTGGTGCATCGGATGGCTCTCATGCGTCTATTCTTGCCTACGAAATTCCACTGGCACGTGCTACCATTCAGGGATACTCCAAAGATATCAATCTGATTTACATCATCGTCACCAAGGAGCACAGTTACAGATTTTTCCGTGATCAG CTTCGTTCCGGCGGAAAAGCGACAGAGATGAACATCCCACCGGGTATCGTCTTGGATAGCGCTGTCACCAATCCTGCATGCAAGCAATTCTTCCTCAATGGACACACAACTCTGCAAGGAACTGCCAAGACTCCTCTCTACACTATTCTGGCAGATGACTGTAACGCTCCGATGGATCGCCTTGAGGAGCTCACATACACTCTTTGCCATCACCATCAAATCGTGGCACTGAGCACTTCAATTCCGACTCCTCTTTATGTTGCCAACGAGTATGCAAAACGTGGAAGAGATCTCTG GGCTCATGGACCTAATGAAGCGAATGAATACCATGAAGAGCATCTCAAGGAACTTTCAAAACAACTCGGATACAAGAACACTGTCTTCAACAAGACTCGCATCAATGCTTAG
- the ZK1248.20 gene encoding uncharacterized protein (Confirmed by transcript evidence) — protein MPIGDYFNLVQNLFLIVLVFCPSWILCHGKKKPSKTSSSCKKTDSIEPPKSAIKPPITDPTPSMLAKAGPDEKKDEPKDEKGETKSPAPDGDAAAADAAKPVDKSQKPFPKFEMPTESKKKKKMAENEVDKKEKMKNGFYQEKSDEDDTLEKVDSLKVEQSDKTKRSKKNKK, from the exons ATGCCAATTGGAGACTATTTCAATCTCGTTCAG aatttattcCTGATTGTGCTGGTCTTCTGCCCATCATGGATCTTGTGCCACGGAAAGAAGAAACCATCGAAAACATCGTCGAGTTGTAAGAAGACCGATTCTATAGAGCCGCCCAAATCGGCAATT AAACCTCCAATAACTGATCCAACACCGAGTATGTTGGCCAAGGCGGGACCAGATGAGAAGAAAGACGAGCCAAAGGATGAGAAAGGAGAGACTAAGAGCCCGGCTCCAGATGGcgatgctgctgctgctgatgcAGCAAAACCTGTCGACAAGTCGCAAAAGCCATTCCCCAAGTTTGAGATGCCGACGGAgagcaagaagaagaagaagatggctgaaaatgagGTTGATAAGaaggagaaaatgaagaatggGTTCTATCAGGAGAAGTCGGATGAAGATGACACACTTGAGAAAGTGGACAGTCTAAAGGTTGAACAATCTGATAAAACCAAGAgatcaaagaaaaataagaaataa
- the ZK1248.4 gene encoding MSP domain-containing protein (Confirmed by transcript evidence) encodes MKRLGVDPPCGVLDPKEAVLLAVSCDAFAFGQEDTNNDRITVEWTNTPDGAAKQFRREWFQGDGMVRRKNLPIEYNP; translated from the coding sequence ATGAAGAGACTTGGAGTTGATCCACCATGTGGAGTTCTCGACCCAAAGGAAGCTGTGCTGTTGGCTGTTTCGTGTGATGCATTCGCATTTGGACAGGAAGACACCAACAACGACCGTATCACCGTCGAATGGACTAACACTCCGGATGGAGCTGCCAAGCAGTTCCGCCGCGAGTGGTTCCAGGGAGATGGTATGGTTCGCCGCAAGAATCTGCCAATCGAATACAACCCATAG
- the ehs-1 gene encoding Eps15 (endocytosis protein) Homologous Sequence (Product from WormBase gene class ehs;~Confirmed by transcript evidence), translated as MDDSYAIATPHNDVFNHAFAEMNPHGAPRIGAAEAATFLKKSNLAMPVLGQIWELSDSQKVGSLDKRGAFVAFKLVAAAQQGKPVANSSLYDSSLQPPRFAPPVPPANMQHHFQPSFPSVGRAPPVPPPPHPSHPYSISSQQSSPAHPSSAFPPQWPITPTDQAKYDSIFQSLNPVNGKLSGAHVRPVLMNSGLDAHALARIWELSDQDKDGNLDRIEMSVALHLVYRSLQSDPVPAQLPPNLIHPSKAMYAHSSPNFAAPPHPPRPMMGSRAGSVTSLDDVNMSQSYSATMPRAYPPQPGRAYSAQAHVNGSRTSGASTPISASHSIHSFPAGEWPINTGDYADQFAQTDTNKDGLVDGMDMRAPMMTTGLSAQILAHVWALADIKKCGQLNLEQFALTMHLLDMAKRGESIPSELPLHLIPPSFRPPTEPSALHHPAQSVSTPQLPEATSMEIKEALEGENEEMKQLAESIQSMLVERKTAEEAVLQLEADMTIKNSSIKNLQVELATLESTVKQLERQKGEATRRLADYDTQIEQLESACKAQKETKEDTEKRMQQIDEDAKNAEDCKANDEKEMEELKKEIEMLDNQFKTVRGEIVKETSQREQKVAELTTLERKEARDQIQMEKLDAAIENTTKLTEQVSDAVEKSEEEMVQILRSQQRLLSTVIDQSLLSDDTVYGETAGTSSQNHVQQPPDPFASARANPAADPFAQVDQFGSSGHFDAAFPTDPFAQGGFPSDSGFAQSAPAKPAPPRPAPPKSARETPVNDPFAPSQGQSTQPAGFADFADFGSAFN; from the exons ATGGATGATTCATACGCGATAGCTACACCGCACAATGATGTTTTTAATCACGCATTCGCAGAG ATGAACCCTCACGGAGCACCAAGAATAGGAGCTGCAGAAGCAGCTACtttccttaaaaaatcaaacttggCGATGCCTGTGTTAGGCCAGATATGGGAGCTTAGCGACTCTCAAAAAGTTGGATCATTAGATAAGAGAGGAGCATTTGTTGCTTTTAAACTAGTCGCAGCTGCTCAACAAG GGAAGCCCGTCGCCAATTCTTCCCTCTACGATTCTTCCCTTCAGCCACCACGGTTTGCACCACCTGTACCACCAGCAAACATGCAGCATCATTTCCAACCATCGTTCCCATCG GTTGGCCGTGCTCCTCCAGtgccaccaccaccacatcCATCACATCCTTATTCGATCTCTTCTCAACAATCTTCTCCAGCTCATCCATCGTCAGCTTTTCCACCACAATGGCCGATAACACCAACTGACCAG GCTAAATATGACTCCATCTTCCAATCATTGAATCCTGTAAACGGAAAATTGTCTGGTGCACACGTACGCCCGGTTCTGATGAACTCTGGACTTGATGCTCATGCTCTGGCTCGAATTTGGGAACTTTCGGATCAGGACAAAGATGGAAACCTTGATCGAATCGAAATGTCTGTTGCACTTCATCTTGTATACCGATCACTTCAATCAGACCCGGTTCCTGCACAGCTCCCACCAAATCTCATTCATCCTTCGAAAGCAATGTATGCTCACAGCTCACCGAATTTCGCTGCTCCTCCACATCCTCCACGTCCGATGATGGGATCGAGAGCAGGATCTGTGACGTCATTGGATGATGTGAACATGAGTCAATCGTATTCTGCAACGATGCCACGTGCATATCCACCACAACCAGGTCGTGCTTACTCTGCACAGGCTCATGTGAATGGATCACGAACCAGTGGTGCATCAACTCCGATATCTGCTTCTCACTCGATTCACTCATTTCCTGCTGGTGAATGGCCTATCAATACAGGAGATTATGCTGATCAATTTGCTCAAACTGATACGAATAAGGATGGATTGGTTGATGGCATGGATATGAGAGCTCCCATGATGACTACTGGATTGAGTGCACAGATATTAGCACATGTCTGGGCATTAGCAGatataaaaaaatgtggaCAGTtgaatttggagcaatttgcTTTGAC aatgcatCTTCTTGACATGGCAAAACGAGGCGAGTCCATCCCATCAGAACTGCCTTTACATCTGATTCCACCTTCATTCCGCCCACCTACGGAACCTTCAGCTTTGCATCATCCTGCTCAATCAGTTTCAACTCCACAGCTCCCAGAAGCAACTTCGATGGAAATTAAAGAAGCTTTGGAAGGCGAAAACGAAGAGATGAAGCAGCTCGCAGAGTCTATTCAATCAATGCTGGTGGAGCGGAAAACTGCAGAAGAAGCTGTTTTACAACTAGAAGCTGATATGACTATTAAGAACTCGAGTATCAAAAATCTGCAGGTTGAATTGGCCACCTTGGAGTCGACAGTTAAACAGTTGGAGCGACAAAAAGGTGAAGCCACACGAAGATTAGCTGATTATGATACTCAAATAGAACAGTTAGAATCAGCATGTAAAGCACAGAAAGAAACGAAAGAAGATACCGAGAAACGAATGCAACAAATTGATGAAGATGCAAAGAATGCTGAGGACTGTAAAGCAAATgatgaaaaagaaatggaagaattgaaaaaagaaattgaaatgctCGATAATCAATTCAAAACTGTTCGTGGAGAAATTGTCAAAGAAACATCACAAAGAGAGCAAAAGGTGGCCGAATTGACAACTCTAGAACGAAAAGAAGCAAGAGATCAGATACAAATGGAAAAGCTGGATGCTGCAATCGAGAACACGACAAAACTAACAGAACAAGTATCAGATGCAGTCGAAAAATCCGAGGAGGAAATGGTTCAAATTCTGAGGTCGCAACAACGATTATTGTCTACTGTAATCGATCAATCGTTGCTATCCGATGACACTGTTTATGGAGAAACAGCTGGAACATCATCTCAAAATCATGTTCAACAACCACCTGATCCGTTTGCATCCGCCAGAGCAA atccTGCTGCTGATCCATTCGCCCAAGTAGATCAGTTCGGCTCATCTGGACATTTTGATGCCGCTTTCCCAACTGATCCATTTGCTCAAGGAGGCTTCCCATCGGATTCTGGCTTCGCACAATCGGCTCCCGCAAAACCTGCTCCACCTCGCCCAGCTCCTCCAAAATCTGCTCGCGAAACACCTGTCAATGATCCTTTTGC CCCATCACAAGGACAATCAACTCAACCGGCTGGATTCGCTGATTTTGCGGACTTTGGATCGgctttcaattga